From one Lolium rigidum isolate FL_2022 chromosome 4, APGP_CSIRO_Lrig_0.1, whole genome shotgun sequence genomic stretch:
- the LOC124707412 gene encoding uncharacterized protein LOC124707412 → MPQWISWSDPNPGRRYRNCKIRSIAGGIGCKVFKWIDDPLDARHKELVRDLRDAVWDRDEEIERLQVEIERLQEEKFLLAARKQSNPEPKKMGGFMVWVLSVAFVICCTWVMCRN, encoded by the exons ATGCCGCAATGGATTTCTTGGAGTGATCCGAATCCTGGGAGAAGATACCGGAACTGCAAAATTCGCTCG ATTGCTGGTGGAATAGGGTGTAAAGTGTTTAAGTGGATTGATGATCCGCTGGATGCACGTCACAAAGAGTTAGTTCGTGATCTGCGTGATGCTGTTTGGGATCGAGATgaagaaattgagaggctccaggtagaaattgagaggctccaggAAGAAAAGTTTCTGCTTGCTGCAAGGAAACAGAGCAACCCTGAACCAAAGAAAATGGGAGGCTTCATGGTTTGGGTGCTATCTGTAGCTTTTGTCATCTGTTGTACCTGGGTGATGTGTAGGAACTGA